Proteins from one Raphanus sativus cultivar WK10039 unplaced genomic scaffold, ASM80110v3 Scaffold1397, whole genome shotgun sequence genomic window:
- the LOC130504174 gene encoding uncharacterized protein LOC130504174 — MVDHDRVQDMITDAFLETTTTIAHETGNVEEPNLDAKRFYEMLDAANQPIYTGCREGLSKLSLAARMMNIKTDHNLPENCMDAWAELFKEYLPEDNVSAESYYEIQKLVYSLGLPSEMIDVCIDNCMIYWKDDEKLEECRFCKKPRFKPQGRGRNRVPYQRMWYLPIKDRLKRLYQSERTAAWMRWHAEHVQKDGEVAHPSDARAWKHFNKVYPDFAENIRNVYLGLCTDGFSPFGMSGRQYSLWPVILTPYNLPPDMCMEQEFLFLTILIPGPKHPKRSLDVFLQPLIQELKELWSEGVRTYDCSTKTNFTMRAVLLWTISDFPAYGMLSGWTTHGRLSCPYCHGSTDAFQLKNGRKSCWFDCHRRFLPVAHPYRRNKTLFRKNKVVRDSPPPYLTGQQIEEDIDYYGAQKTVKQGGNWHVPGNMPDGYGVSHNWHKKSIFWELPYWKDLLLRHNLDVMHIEKNFFDNIMNTILNVPGKTKDNKKSRMDLPDICSRSELHIKSNGNVPVPIFRLSSEAKSTLFDWVASEVKFPDGYVSNLSRCVERGQKFSGMKSHDCHVFMQRLLPFAFAELLPTNVHEALAAIGAFFRDLSTRTFKEEVIEQLHENIPIIVCNLEKIFPPSFFDVMEHLVVHLPYEALLRGPVHNGWMYPYERSMKHLKGKARNLAKVEGSIVAGSLTAETSNFTSYYFASTVRTRKRVPRRYDDGGVPQSYAVDGVPDIFCQIGRFGGKLREVWWSSDEDKHSAHTYILLNCEDAVMRSFESLFVSQVEEAIPGISGTEVDARKDKHFVKWLKGQVDYDDPYYPVWFHDLIQGPVAKVTTSSMYFTRGFTFHTYEYGRRRATSNYGICVKGETDFYGILQEIIEVEFPGLLKLKCVLFKCEWFDPVENRGVRFNKFGVVDIHSGRRYNKFEPFILASQAEQVSFLPYPRLRSSGINWLTAIKITPRGRIVAGEEPPLQEEDAINEVEVPDQQTDEILLIDPDNRQYEDLPEDVTDEAREDEFDRSDDDHCSDVDENSNDSS, encoded by the exons atggtagatcatgatagggttcaagacatgattactgatgcatttttagaaacaactactacaatagctcatgaaactggaaatgtagaagaacctaatttggatgcaaaaaggttttatgaaatgttagatgctgcaaatcaaccaatctacactggttgtagagaaggtctctctaaattgtctctagcagctaggatgatgaacaTTAAAACGGATCATAATTTACCTGAGAATTGCATGGATGCTTGGGCGGagttgttcaaagagtatttgccagaagacaacgtgtcagctgaatcttattatgagattcagaaattggtttatagtcttgggttgccttcggagatgatagatgtttgcatcgacaactgcatgatctactggaaggatgatgagaagttagaagagtgtcgattctgcaagaaaccacgattcaagccgcaaggacgtgggaggaatagggtaccgtaccaaaggatgtggtacctacccaTTAAAGACAGGTTAAAAAGATTATACCAATCGGAGAGGACTGCTGCATGGATGAGGTGGCATGCTGAACATGTCCAGAAGGATGGCGAGGTCGCTCACCCATCAGATGCAAGggcgtggaaacatttcaacAAGGTATACCCAGATTTCGCTGAAAATATTCGGAATGTCTATCTTGGGTTATGCaccgatggatttagtccatttggtATGTCTGGGAGACAGTATTCTTTGTGGCCAGTTATTCTTACGCCGTACAACCTGCCGCCGGATATGTGCATGGAACAAGAAtttctattcttgaccatattaatcccTGGGCCGAAGCATCCAAAACGGTCGTTGGATGTATTTCTTCAACCACTGATACAGGAGCTAAAGGAGTTGTGGTCAGAAGGGGTAAGAACTTATGATTGTTCCACGAAAACcaattttacgatgcgagcaGTTCTGCTGTGGacgataagtgactttcctgcttatggaATGTTGTCTGGCTGGACAACTCATGGAAggttatcttgtccatattgtcatGGATCTACGGATgcttttcaactgaagaatggtagaaagagttgttggtttgattgtcatcgtcgatttcttccTGTTGCCCATCCTTACAGAAGAaataagacattgtttaggaaaaacaaagttgtcAGAGACAGTCCTCCTCCATATCTCACAGGCCAGCAGATCGAGGAGGACATTGATTATTACGGAGCTCAGAAAACTGTGAAGCAAGGAGGAAACTGGCATGTTCCTGGTAATATGCCTGATGGGTATGGGGTTTCTCAcaattggcataagaaaagtatattttgggagctaCCTTACTGGAAAGATCTTCTTTTACGCCACAACctggatgtgatgcatatagagaagaacttttttgacaacatcatgaatacaatactgAACGTCCCAGGaaagacaaaagataacaaaaagtcAAGGATGGACTTACccgatatttgctcaagaagtgaGTTACATATCAAGAGCAATGGAAATGTTCCTGTTCCCATCTTTCGATTGTCATCAGAAGCGAAGTCAACTTTGTTTGACTGGGTTGCATCAGAAGTGAAGTTTCCTGATGGTTACGTTTCAAATCTGTCAAGATGTGTTGAACGAGGTCAAAAGTTCTCAggaatgaagagtcatgattgtcatgtgtttatgcaacgactacttccatTCGCTTTTGCTGAGCTCCTTCCAACAaatgtacatgaagcacttgcag CGATCGGAGCTTTCTTCAGAGACCTTAGCACACGTACGTTCAAGGAAGAAGTCATCGAACAACTTCATGAGAACATCCCGATCATAGTGTGCAACctagagaagatatttcctccatcattttttgacgtcatggaacatCTAGTTGTCCACCTCCCGTACGAAGCATTACTTCGCGGACCTGTTCACaatggatggatgtatccaTATGAGCGCTCTATGAAACATTTGAAGGGGAAAGCAAGAAATCTTGCAAAGGTGGAAGGTTCGATTGTGGCTGGAAGTTTGACAGCAGAAACATCTAACTTCACATCATACTACTTTGCTTCAACGGTTCGTACGAGGAAAAGAGTTCctagaagatatgatgatggtggagtaCCACAATCTTATGCAGTAGACGGTGTTCCTGACATTTTCTGCCAAATTGGACGGTTTGGTGGTAAACTGAGAGAAGTATGGTGGTCCAGTGATGAGGATAAGCATAGTGCCCACACTTATATTCTGCTCAACTGCGAGGATGCTGTGATGCGTTCTTTTGAAAG CTTGTTTGTATCTCAAGTTGAAGAAGCAATACCAGGAATATCCGGAACCGAGGTGGATGCAAGGAAAGATAAGCACTTTGTCAAGTGGTTAAAAGGACag GTTGATTATGACGATCCATATTATCCTGTATGGTTTCATGATTTGATCCAAGGTCCAGTagcaaaggtcaccacatcatCTATGTACTTCACACGAGGTTTCACTTTTCATACATATGAGTATGGGAGACGTCGGGCAACAAGCAACTACGGGatatgtgtgaaaggtgaaacagacttttacgggatcttgcaagagattattgaagtggaatttccagggtTGTTGAAGCTAAAATGTGTCCTCTTCAAATGCGAGTGGTTCGACCCGGTGGAGAACCgtggtgttcggtttaacaaatttggtGTTGTGGATATCCATTCTGGGAGAAGAtataacaaattcgagcctttcatcttagcttcccAAGCCGAACAAGTTAGCTTCCTTCCATACCCTCGCCTTCGAAGTTCTGGGATAAATTGGTTAACTGCTATCAAAATAACACCTCGTGGACGGATTGttgctggagaagaaccacctttgcaagaagaagatgcaatcaatgaagttgaggtacctgatcaacaaactgatgaaattcttttgatcgacccggataaccgtcaatatgaagatcttcccgaaGATGTGACGGATGAAGCACGTGAAGATGAGTTCGATAGAAGCGATGATGATCATTGTAGTGATGTTGATGAGAACTCAAACGATTCTTcatga